A region from the uncultured Draconibacterium sp. genome encodes:
- a CDS encoding DUF4105 domain-containing protein, giving the protein MKLIKKLLIVILTGMAANVFAFQLSNKAKVSIITCSPGNEMYSVYGHSAIRVHDPLLNYDVAFNYGIFDFSSPNFLYRFAAGQTDYLLGAYRFNSFLKEYKNDKRSVFEQELNLSAQEKQNILDFLLWNARPENRVYRYNFFFDNCATRVRDVIAQNVVGGISYTKGAAGKTLRTLIKDYHGKLPWLNFGIDFLVSADSDREATLQEEMFLPDYVMQHFASAKRNDNGNPITKPVTVIYKAPEQDFTASWLLRPLTVVVVLFFVIAFATFKQYKNKRLNVSLDILLFGLNGLGGLLLTWFTIYSEHPAMSPNYNLLWLVPVNLLFALLMMRKKWRSVTSYYHLFYAAWMIVFVAIAGFLQQKFHPVFFVLCGILFIRSLAHAVFTINSLHKTKG; this is encoded by the coding sequence ATGAAACTTATTAAAAAGCTTCTTATTGTAATTTTAACGGGCATGGCAGCAAATGTTTTTGCTTTTCAATTATCCAACAAGGCAAAGGTAAGTATAATCACCTGCAGCCCCGGAAACGAGATGTATTCGGTTTATGGACATTCGGCCATTCGCGTGCACGATCCGCTATTAAATTACGACGTGGCTTTTAATTATGGTATTTTTGATTTTAGCAGTCCGAACTTTTTATACCGTTTTGCTGCCGGCCAAACCGACTATTTGCTTGGCGCCTACCGGTTTAACTCTTTTTTAAAAGAATACAAAAACGACAAACGCAGTGTTTTCGAGCAAGAGCTAAACCTTAGCGCTCAGGAGAAACAAAATATTTTAGATTTCCTGTTGTGGAATGCAAGGCCCGAAAACCGGGTTTACCGATACAATTTCTTTTTTGACAACTGTGCCACACGTGTGCGCGACGTTATTGCCCAAAATGTAGTTGGTGGCATTAGCTATACAAAGGGTGCGGCCGGCAAAACCCTGCGAACACTAATAAAAGATTATCACGGGAAATTGCCTTGGCTGAATTTTGGTATCGATTTTCTGGTAAGTGCCGATTCAGACCGCGAGGCAACTCTGCAAGAAGAAATGTTTCTGCCCGACTATGTAATGCAGCATTTTGCTTCGGCCAAACGAAACGACAACGGGAACCCTATAACCAAACCGGTTACGGTAATTTACAAAGCTCCTGAGCAAGACTTTACTGCTTCATGGCTGCTTCGGCCACTCACAGTTGTTGTTGTACTGTTTTTTGTAATTGCTTTTGCCACGTTTAAACAGTATAAAAACAAAAGGCTGAATGTTTCGCTTGACATACTGCTTTTCGGGCTAAACGGATTAGGAGGCTTGTTGCTTACCTGGTTTACCATTTACTCCGAGCATCCGGCCATGAGCCCCAATTACAACCTGCTGTGGCTTGTGCCTGTTAACCTGTTGTTTGCCTTGCTAATGATGCGAAAAAAATGGCGGTCGGTCACCAGTTATTATCACCTTTTTTATGCAGCCTGGATGATTGTTTTTGTAGCAATAGCCGGTTTCCTTCAACAAAAATTCCATCCTGTGTTTTTTGTTCTTTGTGGTATTCTATTCATCCGCTCGTTAGCCCATGCGGTGTTTACAATTAATTCCCTGCACAAAACAAAAGGGTAG
- the mutS gene encoding DNA mismatch repair protein MutS — protein MAKKDKKYVETPLMKQYYSIKDKHPDAVLLFRVGDFYETFGEDAIKAAEILGITLTRRANGAASYVELAGFPHHALDTYLPKLVRAGQRVAICEQLEDPKMTKKIVKRGITELVTPGVSINDNILENRENNFLASVHFDKKRAGVAFLDISTGEFLTAEGNFEYIDKLLNSFQPKEVLYQRGRGHEFNELFGTKFYTFNLEDWVYTPDAANDRLTRHFETSSLKGFGVQNMQLAIIASGAVLHYLDITQHQKLSHISGLSRIEEEHYVWLDRFTIRNLELFAPLHESGKALINVIDKTITPMGSRLLKRWMALPLKDIDPINERLEVVELYLKDPDTKENLEEHLRQMGDLERLISKVAVGRINPREVVQVKNALSAIIPIKNACAQVDNQALNRFAEQLNPCDLIRERISNEIVADPPTAINKGKVIAEGVSEELDELRKIAYSGKDYLAQIQQRESEKHGIPSLKISFNNVFGYYIEVRNTHKEKVPADWIRKQTLVSAERYITEELKEYEQKILGAEEKIQVLESKLFGELVFALSEYISAIQLNSNILAQIDCLLSYATCANAYKYFRPEVNEATSIEIKEGRHPVIEHQLPVGESYIANDVLLDQEDQQIIIITGPNMAGKSALLRQTALIVLMAQMGSFVPAQVAKIGFVDKIFTRVGASDNISLGESTFMVEMNEAASILNNVSDRSLILFDELGRGTSTYDGISIAWSIVEHLHEHAYAKAKTLFATHYHELNEMEGAFGRVKNYNVSIKEVGNKVIFLRKLVRGGSNHSFGIHVAGMAGMPKSVIKRAEQILKKLEGGKEKENLSKPLEEIGENREGMQLSFFQLDDPVLKQIRDEIAGLDVNNLTPIEALNKLNEIKKLTGIS, from the coding sequence ATGGCTAAAAAGGATAAAAAATATGTAGAAACCCCGCTGATGAAACAATATTACAGTATTAAGGATAAGCATCCTGACGCTGTTTTGTTATTTCGGGTTGGCGATTTTTACGAAACATTTGGAGAAGATGCCATAAAAGCGGCTGAAATATTGGGAATTACCTTAACACGCAGAGCCAACGGTGCAGCAAGTTATGTCGAACTTGCCGGATTTCCGCATCACGCACTCGACACCTATTTGCCTAAACTGGTACGGGCCGGGCAGCGGGTAGCGATTTGCGAGCAGTTGGAAGATCCTAAAATGACCAAGAAAATTGTTAAGCGCGGAATCACGGAACTGGTAACTCCGGGGGTGAGCATAAACGACAATATTCTTGAAAATCGTGAAAATAACTTTTTAGCGTCTGTTCATTTCGATAAAAAAAGGGCAGGTGTTGCTTTTCTTGATATTTCAACGGGCGAGTTTCTTACAGCAGAAGGAAATTTTGAATACATTGATAAGCTGCTGAATTCGTTTCAGCCCAAAGAAGTGTTGTACCAGCGAGGCCGCGGACATGAATTCAACGAGCTTTTTGGCACCAAATTCTATACTTTTAACCTGGAAGACTGGGTGTATACCCCGGATGCTGCAAACGACCGGCTGACACGCCATTTCGAAACAAGTTCATTAAAAGGCTTTGGGGTGCAAAACATGCAGTTAGCCATTATCGCGTCGGGTGCGGTGTTGCATTACCTCGATATTACCCAGCATCAAAAACTGAGTCATATCTCGGGTTTAAGCCGCATTGAAGAAGAACATTACGTTTGGCTCGACCGTTTTACCATTCGTAATTTAGAATTATTTGCCCCCCTGCACGAAAGTGGTAAAGCACTGATAAACGTTATTGACAAAACAATTACCCCCATGGGCTCGCGTTTATTAAAACGCTGGATGGCTTTGCCTTTAAAAGATATCGATCCGATTAACGAACGCCTTGAAGTGGTGGAGCTTTACCTTAAAGACCCCGACACAAAAGAAAACCTTGAAGAGCACCTCCGTCAAATGGGCGATCTCGAACGCCTGATTTCAAAAGTTGCTGTGGGAAGGATAAACCCACGCGAGGTTGTTCAGGTAAAAAATGCACTGTCAGCAATAATACCAATAAAAAACGCCTGTGCACAGGTTGATAATCAGGCACTAAACCGTTTTGCCGAGCAGCTGAATCCCTGCGATCTGATTCGGGAGCGAATTTCAAACGAAATTGTTGCCGATCCGCCCACAGCCATTAACAAAGGAAAAGTAATTGCCGAAGGTGTTTCGGAAGAACTGGACGAACTTCGAAAAATTGCTTATTCAGGAAAAGATTACCTCGCACAAATTCAGCAGCGCGAAAGTGAAAAACACGGAATTCCATCGTTAAAAATTAGCTTTAATAATGTATTTGGCTACTACATTGAAGTTCGGAATACACACAAGGAGAAAGTACCTGCCGACTGGATTCGTAAACAAACGCTAGTAAGTGCCGAACGATATATTACTGAAGAGCTTAAAGAATACGAACAAAAAATTCTGGGGGCCGAGGAAAAAATTCAGGTGCTGGAGAGTAAGCTTTTTGGCGAACTGGTTTTTGCCTTGTCGGAATACATTTCGGCTATACAATTGAACTCCAACATCCTGGCACAAATCGATTGCCTGCTGTCGTACGCCACTTGTGCAAATGCGTATAAATATTTCCGTCCGGAGGTAAATGAAGCCACATCTATCGAAATAAAGGAAGGAAGGCATCCCGTAATCGAACATCAGCTGCCGGTAGGCGAATCGTATATTGCCAACGATGTGCTGCTCGACCAGGAAGACCAGCAGATAATTATAATAACCGGGCCAAACATGGCTGGTAAATCAGCTTTGTTGCGCCAAACAGCATTAATTGTACTGATGGCCCAAATGGGTTCGTTTGTTCCGGCACAGGTGGCCAAAATTGGCTTTGTGGATAAAATCTTTACACGCGTTGGTGCATCGGATAATATTTCGTTGGGTGAATCAACATTTATGGTTGAAATGAACGAGGCAGCCAGTATTTTGAATAATGTTTCGGACCGCAGCCTTATCCTCTTTGACGAACTGGGCAGGGGAACCTCTACTTACGACGGTATTTCTATTGCCTGGTCGATAGTAGAGCACCTGCACGAACATGCCTATGCCAAAGCAAAAACATTATTTGCTACCCACTACCACGAGCTCAACGAAATGGAAGGCGCCTTTGGCCGGGTGAAAAACTACAACGTTTCGATAAAAGAAGTAGGCAACAAAGTAATCTTTTTACGAAAACTGGTACGCGGGGGCAGTAACCACAGCTTTGGTATACATGTGGCAGGAATGGCCGGAATGCCAAAATCGGTAATAAAACGTGCCGAACAAATATTAAAAAAACTTGAAGGCGGAAAAGAAAAAGAAAATTTAAGTAAACCGCTGGAAGAAATAGGAGAAAACAGAGAAGGCATGCAACTCAGCTTTTTTCAGCTGGACGACCCTGTTTTAAAGCAAATTAGAGACGAAATTGCCGGCCTCGATGTTAATAACCTTACGCCAATTGAGGCGCTGAACAAGTTAAATGAAATAAAGAAATTAACAGGAATTTCTTAA
- a CDS encoding carbon-nitrogen hydrolase family protein — MRIAIAQIKALSGNIEKNIENHLKWIKQAIVLNADFVVFPELSLTGYEPDLAAQLATHKNDPRLDEFQKLSDENNITIGVGMPTREEGLVFVSMVIFQANMERINYSKQHLYPPEKTVFTAGKNPMVLPFDTGVVAPAICYEAGQEEHCAYAQQNNAGIYVASVLSSVNGIDAELKKLRNIASDKKLLTFMANYVGKSGGYECAGKSSVWNEKGELLGQLGEKKEGMLLFDSQTKELLTKSS, encoded by the coding sequence ATGAGAATTGCAATAGCCCAAATAAAAGCCCTTAGCGGCAACATCGAGAAAAATATCGAGAACCACTTAAAATGGATAAAGCAAGCCATTGTGCTAAATGCGGATTTTGTGGTCTTTCCGGAGTTATCGTTAACCGGTTACGAGCCCGATTTAGCGGCGCAGCTGGCTACTCATAAAAACGACCCCAGACTCGATGAGTTTCAAAAACTAAGCGATGAGAATAACATTACCATTGGTGTTGGAATGCCAACAAGAGAAGAGGGCCTTGTATTTGTTAGTATGGTAATTTTTCAGGCGAATATGGAACGAATAAATTATTCGAAGCAGCATTTATACCCACCTGAAAAAACGGTTTTTACTGCAGGAAAAAATCCGATGGTACTGCCTTTTGATACCGGGGTAGTAGCACCAGCCATTTGTTACGAAGCCGGACAAGAGGAGCATTGTGCCTATGCACAACAAAATAATGCAGGCATTTATGTGGCAAGTGTATTAAGCTCGGTTAACGGTATTGATGCCGAACTAAAAAAACTACGTAACATCGCCAGCGATAAAAAATTGCTAACCTTTATGGCCAACTATGTGGGGAAATCGGGAGGATACGAATGCGCCGGAAAATCATCAGTTTGGAACGAGAAAGGAGAACTGCTGGGCCAGCTTGGCGAAAAAAAAGAAGGAATGCTGCTGTTTGACTCCCAGACAAAAGAATTGCTAACAAAATCAAGCTGA
- a CDS encoding helix-turn-helix transcriptional regulator, with protein sequence MKNIDFKTITEFNKAHGLPEPENPLFCIANKTLNDNDIKKCVASNEELSYSNQFYLISLKKIVSGEILYGRTKYDCETGTLLFSAPNQTYIVKNIVVSSESWFIAFHEDFIRGLDIQKRIKKYNFFNYNVNEALHLSPKEEKIIKLIFKGIEAEYNNNQDEFSKEIILSHLEALLKYADRFYKRQFLNRKEINKALFTRFKEVLNDYFESNQLEENGIPTVEWLAGKLGVSHRYMRDTIKAETGKTAVDQINLYLVDEAKNLLLVPKASIAETAYMLGFEYPQYFSRLFKKKTGLSPKEYIKNAAMN encoded by the coding sequence ATGAAGAATATAGATTTTAAAACAATTACGGAATTTAATAAGGCTCATGGTTTACCCGAACCCGAAAATCCTCTTTTTTGCATAGCTAACAAAACCTTAAATGATAACGATATTAAGAAATGTGTAGCATCCAACGAAGAACTGAGCTATAGTAATCAGTTTTACCTCATCAGCCTTAAAAAAATTGTTTCGGGCGAAATTCTTTATGGCCGAACAAAATACGATTGCGAAACAGGCACCTTGTTGTTTTCTGCGCCTAATCAAACCTATATTGTAAAAAACATTGTGGTAAGTTCCGAGTCGTGGTTTATTGCTTTTCACGAAGATTTTATTCGGGGACTTGATATTCAAAAGCGAATTAAAAAATATAACTTCTTTAACTACAACGTAAACGAGGCCTTGCATCTTTCGCCAAAAGAGGAGAAGATAATTAAGCTGATTTTTAAAGGGATTGAGGCGGAGTATAACAATAATCAGGATGAGTTTAGTAAGGAAATTATTCTATCACATCTTGAAGCGCTGTTAAAATATGCCGACCGCTTTTACAAACGTCAGTTCCTGAACCGTAAAGAAATAAACAAAGCCCTGTTTACGAGGTTTAAAGAAGTTTTGAATGATTATTTTGAATCCAATCAATTGGAAGAAAACGGAATCCCAACGGTTGAATGGCTGGCCGGTAAATTAGGTGTTAGCCACAGATATATGCGCGATACGATAAAAGCAGAAACCGGCAAAACAGCAGTTGATCAAATTAACTTATATTTGGTTGATGAAGCCAAAAATTTATTGCTGGTACCAAAAGCTTCAATAGCGGAAACAGCTTATATGCTGGGGTTTGAATATCCGCAATATTTTTCGCGCTTGTTTAAAAAGAAAACCGGGCTTAGCCCAAAAGAGTATATTAAAAACGCAGCAATGAACTAA